The following are encoded in a window of Corythoichthys intestinalis isolate RoL2023-P3 chromosome 8, ASM3026506v1, whole genome shotgun sequence genomic DNA:
- the LOC130920024 gene encoding voltage-dependent T-type calcium channel subunit alpha-1H-like, which translates to MDGRCSPVVPAMTDPPEPNPHDGGPSPEDGERDRVHVSVEGQQRSEEEDEAKEEDEELPYPSLAPVVLLALTQTSPPRSWCLRAVCHPYPYNAREFISIQPMRT; encoded by the coding sequence GTGGTCCCGGCAATGACGGACCCCCCGGAGCCAAACCCGCATGATGGGGGACCCTCGCCCGAGGACGGCGAACGGGACCGGGTGCACGTGTCGGTGGAGGGCCAACAGAGGAGTGAGGAAGAGGACGAAGCCAAAGAGGAAGACGAAGAGCTGCCGTACCCTTCGCTAGCCCCTGTGGTTCTGTTGGCGCTGACCCAAACCAGCCCACCCAGGTCCTGGTGCCTACGTGCTGTATGCCACCCATATCCTTACAATGCGCGTGAGTTCATTTCAATTCAGCCAATGAGAACTTGA